In Methanomassiliicoccales archaeon, one DNA window encodes the following:
- a CDS encoding MFS transporter — MQSKQGGDRWYYTFLPYNVAGGSTSPMIPLFITEGLGGTVAQVGLVGAISSMASVPANVLWGNLSDTLRKRKIFVLIGFLGMAMALMLMGLSMDMGTYYFANFVLGAIAAAAAPVSTVIILESFKKEEWARRIGDFSKVGGVGWVLGLILGTVWLQLAANDGTTVTAMRGLFITAAALALASAFLALKWVPEPTSKVERHETLETVPPHNILHFERGRYTPTKVLHILRMSAHNLSPKNFPLTLKIYYIVILLAFTGFLTFYTAFPIFLKRELGLSVSEVFLIYLASSVTSALTYSLAGKWTSRFGGKKVQILAFSGRVFLFPSVFLVTVIGFSSLQLLLILCILHSLIGMCWATLSVAGSTIVSNIALKEFKTESLGAYNAMMGVGTIAGSLIGGLLAEFFGYSTAFLSASGFVLAGLILLFFTNVEKERKDGGIQ, encoded by the coding sequence GTGCAATCGAAACAGGGAGGCGACCGCTGGTACTATACATTCCTGCCATACAATGTCGCAGGGGGCTCCACCTCGCCTATGATCCCTCTCTTCATCACCGAGGGGTTAGGAGGCACAGTGGCCCAAGTGGGTCTGGTGGGAGCTATCTCTTCCATGGCCTCTGTCCCGGCTAATGTGCTTTGGGGCAATTTATCGGACACCCTGAGGAAAAGGAAGATCTTTGTCCTCATCGGCTTTCTCGGTATGGCTATGGCCCTCATGCTCATGGGATTGAGCATGGATATGGGGACATATTATTTCGCCAATTTCGTGCTTGGCGCAATAGCCGCTGCCGCTGCCCCTGTTAGTACTGTAATCATATTGGAGTCTTTCAAAAAAGAAGAATGGGCAAGACGCATTGGTGATTTCAGCAAAGTAGGAGGCGTAGGCTGGGTACTTGGGTTAATTCTTGGGACCGTTTGGCTCCAATTGGCAGCTAATGATGGTACCACGGTCACTGCTATGCGCGGCCTCTTCATCACCGCGGCAGCGCTTGCATTGGCCTCGGCGTTTTTAGCGCTCAAATGGGTACCAGAGCCTACATCGAAGGTGGAAAGACACGAGACCTTGGAAACGGTTCCTCCTCATAATATCCTTCACTTCGAGAGAGGACGCTACACGCCAACCAAGGTCCTTCACATCCTAAGGATGAGCGCACATAATCTCTCACCTAAAAATTTTCCCTTAACTTTGAAAATCTATTACATCGTGATACTCCTGGCTTTCACTGGCTTCCTGACATTCTACACGGCCTTCCCCATATTCCTAAAGCGGGAGCTTGGTCTAAGCGTCTCCGAGGTCTTCTTGATTTATTTGGCCAGTAGCGTTACTTCCGCGCTTACGTACTCTCTCGCGGGAAAGTGGACGTCCAGATTCGGTGGTAAGAAAGTGCAGATCTTGGCCTTCTCAGGTCGAGTTTTTCTCTTTCCCTCAGTCTTCCTTGTTACGGTGATAGGATTTAGTTCTCTCCAGCTTTTGCTCATCTTATGCATCTTGCACTCGTTGATAGGCATGTGCTGGGCTACTCTGAGCGTGGCAGGATCGACCATCGTTTCAAATATCGCTTTGAAGGAGTTCAAGACTGAGTCGCTTGGTGCATACAACGCTATGATGGGGGTAGGAACTATTGCGGGATCGCTCATAGGCGGCCTATTGGCTGAGTTCTTTGGGTATTCCACCGCCTTCCTTTCAGCCTCTGGTTTCGTACTCGCCGGATTGATATTGCTATTTTTTACAAATGTGGAAAAGGAAAGGAAAGATGGTGGGATTCAATAA
- a CDS encoding flavodoxin domain-containing protein — MKALIVYDSKTGMTEKIARAISSGMKEVGADVEIKRAASVTAEDLKSAEAWIFGSPTHVGSAMGSVKRALKSGIALGAAGKKGTAFDTRFERVGKGAADKLRKMMEGAGVVIVLPPEWFGVKGMKGPLSEGAEEKAVNFGRRIAGALRS, encoded by the coding sequence ATGAAAGCCTTAATCGTTTATGATAGCAAAACGGGAATGACCGAGAAGATCGCCCGTGCCATCTCTTCAGGGATGAAGGAAGTTGGAGCTGATGTAGAGATTAAAAGAGCTGCATCTGTGACAGCTGAGGATTTAAAATCCGCAGAGGCTTGGATTTTTGGCTCGCCAACTCACGTAGGCTCCGCCATGGGTAGCGTAAAGCGAGCGCTCAAGTCTGGAATAGCTCTTGGAGCTGCGGGAAAGAAAGGCACGGCTTTCGACACCAGATTCGAAAGGGTGGGAAAGGGTGCGGCGGACAAACTCCGCAAGATGATGGAGGGCGCTGGTGTAGTCATAGTATTACCTCCTGAGTGGTTCGGGGTAAAGGGCATGAAGGGACCTCTCTCCGAAGGCGCTGAGGAAAAGGCAGTGAATTTTGGTCGCAGGATCGCAGGCGCTTTACGGAGTTAG
- a CDS encoding CHASE4 domain-containing protein, with product MKKGKVWESVRFKTIGIAVLIVIGLILAVYILSSSINMANFERLERDELEKNLERLSRLIERDLDSIGAMAEDWSNWDDVYYFVATREPDFIETNMGQSTLDYMGLDLIAFYDKDGFLVYQELFEQGILEDEEVRNAFNRSLASQMIPDGYIITKVLAGEETTGMMVVNDEILLMSAKPILTSLGEGPINGVLLMGLIMDDERQGTLSDLLEASVSFFTIDSPKLWSELGSEAMEILNQTGSANRVKGKDAIAGYMRLNDVYGSNIVVIRAEVPRSIYLQGQASQSLLLLALSCSIALFGAFTIGLMETWVISRISKLSNEVNEIAESGDTSRRIAENGKDEIGELSSNINAMLTALEDGQRQMMEMERTGREKLENLVRERTAELLESNRALSREVEERQRTEEELRQSESRYRAVVEDQTELIKRTLPDGTITFVNQAFARYYSSTPQSLIGTKFSPEMPKEDAELVSFSLQSITSDRPVVSYQHRVLLPKGNEVWQQWTSRGIFDGSGKLQEIQSVGRDITERIRFEQEMLRTQKLESLGRLAGGIAHEFNNILTSIVGNITLARMEKSTSHELERRLQDAENSALKAKNLTQQLLTFAQGGDPIKEISDVTALVKDSADLLTRGSNVTLVLDLPSDPWMVEIDPEQMRQALNNIIINAIESMPEGGKLLISARNLVIEGSNELNLPPNNYIMIEFSDEGHGIPENELTRIFDPFFTTKKEGSGLGLTVALSIIRKHGGHITVDSQVGRGSTFRLYLPAVKKTSQEAPLLELKDKNCVRILLMDDEISILEIVSELLTALGYEVDCARNGEEALEAYQRAQKSGKGFDLILMDLTIRGGMGGREAIRKLRELHPEVRAIVSSGYSNDPIMSDFRSHGFVGVLRKPYTFEELKDAISSALEAKIPE from the coding sequence ATGAAGAAAGGAAAGGTGTGGGAAAGTGTTCGATTCAAAACAATAGGCATCGCGGTTTTAATAGTAATAGGCCTGATTCTGGCCGTTTATATACTATCGTCTAGTATAAATATGGCTAACTTCGAAAGATTGGAAAGAGATGAGCTTGAAAAAAACCTAGAACGTCTCTCCCGTTTAATAGAGAGAGACCTAGACTCGATAGGGGCCATGGCAGAAGACTGGTCCAATTGGGATGATGTATATTATTTCGTTGCCACCAGAGAACCCGATTTCATAGAGACCAATATGGGGCAATCGACTTTGGATTACATGGGTTTGGATCTAATAGCCTTCTATGATAAAGATGGATTCCTAGTTTATCAAGAGTTATTTGAGCAAGGAATTCTAGAGGATGAAGAGGTTAGAAATGCCTTTAATCGCAGCCTAGCCTCCCAGATGATTCCAGATGGTTACATAATAACCAAAGTGTTGGCAGGGGAGGAAACCACAGGAATGATGGTAGTTAACGACGAAATCCTTTTGATGTCTGCCAAACCCATCTTGACCAGTTTGGGAGAGGGGCCGATCAATGGCGTCCTTTTAATGGGTTTAATTATGGATGATGAGCGACAAGGGACATTAAGCGATCTCCTGGAAGCTTCGGTCTCTTTCTTTACCATAGATTCCCCCAAACTCTGGAGCGAGCTCGGTTCAGAGGCAATGGAAATACTCAATCAAACAGGATCTGCTAACCGCGTAAAAGGTAAAGATGCTATAGCAGGATATATGCGCCTTAACGATGTTTATGGCTCGAATATCGTTGTGATCAGGGCAGAGGTACCTAGAAGCATCTATCTTCAGGGACAGGCTAGTCAGAGTTTACTATTACTAGCGTTGAGCTGTAGTATCGCCCTGTTTGGCGCATTCACCATCGGGTTAATGGAGACATGGGTGATCTCCAGGATAAGCAAGCTAAGTAATGAAGTAAATGAGATAGCAGAGAGCGGCGACACTTCCCGGCGAATAGCAGAGAATGGAAAGGACGAGATAGGTGAGCTCAGTAGCAACATAAATGCGATGCTTACAGCATTGGAAGATGGACAGCGTCAAATGATGGAAATGGAACGCACCGGCAGGGAAAAGCTTGAAAACCTGGTGCGGGAAAGAACTGCTGAGCTGCTAGAATCCAATCGCGCCCTTTCCAGAGAGGTGGAGGAAAGACAACGCACAGAAGAAGAGTTACGTCAGAGTGAGAGTCGCTATAGAGCCGTAGTGGAGGATCAAACAGAACTTATTAAAAGAACTCTTCCAGACGGAACTATCACTTTTGTGAACCAGGCTTTCGCCAGATATTATTCTTCTACCCCTCAATCCTTGATAGGCACAAAATTCTCCCCGGAGATGCCAAAAGAGGATGCGGAGCTGGTGAGTTTTAGTTTACAAAGCATCACTTCCGATCGACCAGTCGTTTCTTATCAGCATCGAGTTCTGTTGCCAAAAGGGAATGAAGTTTGGCAACAGTGGACCTCCAGGGGCATTTTTGACGGTTCTGGAAAGTTACAGGAAATACAGAGCGTGGGACGAGACATAACCGAACGCATAAGATTCGAGCAGGAGATGCTCCGTACGCAAAAGCTAGAGTCCTTAGGTCGCCTTGCTGGGGGGATCGCGCATGAATTCAATAACATTCTTACCTCCATAGTAGGAAATATAACCCTAGCAAGAATGGAGAAAAGCACTTCTCATGAATTAGAAAGAAGACTCCAGGATGCAGAAAATTCCGCCTTGAAGGCTAAAAATCTAACTCAACAGTTGTTGACCTTCGCGCAAGGAGGTGACCCGATCAAGGAAATTTCTGATGTGACCGCTTTGGTTAAGGATTCCGCTGATCTGCTCACTAGAGGTTCAAATGTGACTCTTGTTCTAGATCTTCCCTCTGATCCATGGATGGTTGAGATCGACCCAGAACAAATGCGACAGGCGTTAAACAACATCATCATCAATGCCATAGAGTCCATGCCTGAGGGTGGAAAATTGCTCATATCCGCACGGAATCTTGTCATCGAAGGCTCAAATGAACTTAACCTTCCCCCTAATAACTACATCATGATCGAATTCTCCGATGAAGGGCACGGCATCCCAGAGAACGAATTGACAAGGATTTTCGATCCATTCTTCACCACCAAAAAAGAGGGGAGCGGGTTGGGTTTAACCGTTGCCCTTTCGATAATAAGGAAGCATGGTGGCCATATAACCGTTGATTCTCAAGTTGGCAGAGGTTCAACCTTCAGGTTGTATCTTCCCGCTGTAAAGAAAACTTCACAAGAAGCCCCTCTTTTAGAGTTAAAAGATAAAAATTGTGTTAGAATTCTGCTCATGGACGATGAGATAAGCATTCTCGAGATCGTATCGGAACTCTTAACCGCACTTGGATACGAGGTGGATTGTGCCCGGAATGGTGAGGAGGCTTTGGAGGCATATCAAAGGGCGCAAA